In Stieleria sp. JC731, a genomic segment contains:
- a CDS encoding alpha/beta hydrolase family protein yields the protein MRQASFETTSYRVKFSDGSGRYQLAGIIDRPKDWASGPDAREEANPVVVFSHCFTCSKDLKATVRICRALAKSGIGVLRFDMTGLGGSEGEFSESNFSTNLADLASAIRFATGELGRVTGLVGHSFGGIASLVTASRASQASQHHFPELAGLAMVATLAAPSDSAHLASLLQRMNPAIIDDGVGEVTIGGIRWTITKQMLEDFRSHQVADLLTAIECPVLLMHSPVDETVAFDHALRLMSLLSQSPSPERYGSANAAAKPVSLVSLLGADHLLATNPDDLVFVSDLVASWCWRYRS from the coding sequence CTAAAGATTGGGCATCCGGCCCCGACGCACGCGAAGAGGCGAATCCCGTCGTCGTGTTCTCACACTGCTTTACATGCAGCAAAGATCTGAAGGCGACCGTACGGATCTGTCGAGCATTGGCCAAATCAGGGATTGGTGTTCTGCGATTCGATATGACGGGGCTGGGCGGTAGCGAAGGCGAGTTCTCTGAATCCAATTTTTCGACCAACCTCGCTGATCTCGCATCAGCGATTCGATTTGCAACGGGCGAATTAGGACGCGTCACCGGACTGGTTGGGCACAGCTTTGGCGGCATCGCATCTCTCGTGACGGCCTCGCGTGCAAGTCAAGCAAGTCAGCATCATTTTCCCGAGCTGGCGGGCTTAGCAATGGTCGCAACATTAGCCGCCCCAAGCGATTCTGCGCACCTCGCTTCGCTACTGCAGAGGATGAATCCTGCGATCATCGATGATGGTGTCGGCGAAGTGACAATCGGAGGGATTCGGTGGACGATCACAAAGCAAATGCTTGAAGATTTTCGTTCCCATCAAGTCGCAGATTTACTGACTGCCATCGAATGTCCGGTCTTGCTGATGCATTCGCCCGTCGATGAAACGGTTGCATTCGATCATGCGCTGCGATTGATGTCGCTGCTGTCGCAGTCACCATCCCCCGAGCGATACGGTTCCGCCAACGCTGCGGCCAAGCCAGTCAGTTTGGTTTCACTTTTAGGTGCCGACCATCTGCTGGCAACCAACCCTGATGATTTGGTCTTTGTTTCGGATTTAGTCGCCAGTTGGTGTTGGCGTTATCGCAGCTAG
- a CDS encoding WD40 repeat domain-containing protein, which translates to MDARSLAVVKSPIRFAGELELIERSPNGRFLALVWKSDGNIKPAEQQRFLQLADAQSLRPLMQPKKIGGKNRAGSLSFSADGKYLVVGIDYGFQLWDTEAKKEISRSDGRSSIWQSQFHPVRREIITIGGTKDIQRWQIADLSSAETINSGLDQVRRIRFRPVGDSLLVFGKRAGKNVLELQSYPDFKVMVKYPAELDPKLITELRFSPDGERFVFRRPGGVLGVGKVNEGRFQPEINCGATVHKYRFINVNTILASVGDGQLKLIQVELPSISNFLNLDLASSQFEVLQSPPRLVAATKLPSGISQISAWNILPIVQMRAGGVLTAQEHLEQGIRLCLEKSDWSQGLRHLIDAKHPVISPLATADASGLNPLTRLTLGSKWQQLAEGSAEPEIRKLAVAAAERSFRTVEATATGLTKLRAGALLKQLEER; encoded by the coding sequence GTGGACGCCAGATCTTTGGCGGTGGTGAAGTCACCAATTCGATTCGCCGGTGAGCTCGAACTCATCGAGCGTTCACCCAATGGCCGGTTTCTAGCTCTTGTTTGGAAGTCAGATGGCAATATCAAGCCTGCTGAGCAACAGCGTTTCCTCCAACTGGCCGATGCGCAATCTCTCAGGCCCCTCATGCAGCCAAAAAAGATTGGCGGCAAAAATCGTGCGGGTAGCCTGAGCTTTTCCGCAGATGGGAAGTACTTGGTCGTCGGAATCGATTATGGATTTCAGCTATGGGATACCGAAGCGAAAAAGGAAATCAGTCGTTCAGATGGCCGGAGCAGCATTTGGCAATCACAATTTCATCCGGTTCGCCGAGAGATAATCACCATCGGTGGGACCAAAGATATCCAGCGATGGCAGATTGCTGATCTGTCGTCGGCCGAAACGATTAATTCAGGCCTCGATCAAGTTCGAAGAATTCGATTTCGGCCCGTTGGAGATAGCTTGCTCGTCTTTGGGAAGCGGGCCGGCAAGAATGTCTTGGAGCTACAGAGCTACCCTGATTTCAAAGTGATGGTGAAATACCCAGCGGAACTTGACCCCAAGCTGATCACTGAACTTCGATTTTCTCCGGATGGCGAGCGGTTCGTTTTTCGAAGGCCTGGCGGGGTTCTCGGAGTCGGCAAGGTTAACGAAGGAAGATTTCAGCCGGAAATCAACTGTGGTGCGACGGTTCATAAATATCGGTTCATCAACGTCAACACGATCTTGGCATCGGTGGGCGACGGTCAGCTGAAATTGATTCAGGTCGAGCTGCCATCGATTTCCAATTTCCTAAACCTGGATCTGGCATCCAGCCAGTTCGAGGTTTTGCAATCACCACCAAGGCTGGTTGCAGCAACAAAACTTCCCAGCGGCATCTCACAGATTTCGGCCTGGAATATTTTGCCAATCGTTCAAATGCGTGCCGGTGGCGTTTTGACTGCGCAGGAGCATCTGGAGCAGGGAATTCGGCTCTGCTTGGAAAAGTCGGATTGGAGCCAAGGATTGCGGCATTTGATTGATGCAAAGCATCCGGTGATCAGTCCACTGGCAACAGCGGATGCGTCGGGCTTGAATCCACTGACACGGTTAACCTTGGGATCCAAGTGGCAGCAGCTTGCGGAGGGTTCGGCGGAACCTGAAATTCGGAAGCTAGCTGTAGCAGCAGCCGAACGTAGCTTTCGGACTGTCGAGGCAACCGCGACGGGCCTGACAAAGCTGCGTGCAGGTGCACTGCTAAAGCAGCTAGAAGAGCGGTAG